The Clostridia bacterium DNA window GCTGACTGGCAATAATGACTATACCATCATTGATATACAGCTTTCTCAAGATGCGACAGACGAAGATGTAAATGATATCCGTTCGCTTGCCGGTTCAGACACTAATTTTTCCGATCGGCGTCTAAGCAACAGTGAAGCAAGAGGAGTGTATTACTCATTTGGGTTGTTTATATATGGCTTCTTAATAATTATTGCCTTGATTACCGTTTTTAATATTGTAAATAGCATTGCTATGAGCGTTTCGGCTCGAGTAAAACAGTATGGCGCCATGCGGGCAATCGGTATGAGCAACCGTCAGCTCATTAAAATGGTGACAGCAGAAGCGGCTGCTTATTCAATTTCTGGTAGTATCGTCGGCTGTGTAGTTGGATTGCCTTTGCACAAGCTATTGTTTGAAAAAATGATTACATCTCGTTGGGGCGATCCATGGTATATCCCGTTTGATGTGATCGGAATAATGGTTGCCATCGTAATTTTAACTTCAGTTCTTGCGGTACAAGGCCCGGCAAAGCGTATTCATAACATGTCGATTGTGGATACAATCAGCGCACAATAAACTTTACAATGGCTCCCTTCCAAAGAGCCGTCCATAACCCATCAGAAATCCAATATGCCATCTATAAAAGTGGACAAAAAGCGAGGCAAAAAATGCAATTTTTAGCCCGTTTTTTGCCCTTCAATCCACAATTCGTCATCAGAATTCCTTTTACCTCATTGGAGAGTTTATCAATTCTCTTAAGAAAACAGCCTTTTCTTACCTTTATACTGGAGTACTTTCTCTTAAAACAGGGCAAGTGGCACAGCGAAACGCCCCATCCAAGCGTGCATGCCATGTGAAATCTACCGGAAAAACTTGGTATCCCCTGCGTTTCAATTCTTCTTGCAAGCGCTTGTGGCGCTTTTGAACGACAATCTTCCCCGTTGCCAGCACAAGAACGTTCGTCCCCATCTCGTAGCGTACCTTGCTGTCTACCTCTATGAAATCGTATGTGTTCAACGGGTAGGGCAGTGAATCTTCCAGAGAAAGTCGATGGATAATGCCGGTTTTCTCCCCAATAATAGTCATGCAGCAATCTAAATGCAGAATCCCCTCATTTTGCAAGTGCACCGGAATCACCTGGACTTTGCTGCCTAAGAGCTTCTGTAGCCACTTTACTCCCTCCATATTGCTGGCATACTTTCCAATGCCGACAAATATGTAAGGATGATCTATCAATACATCCCCGCCTTCTAAAAAAGCGGAATTATGTGGGTCAATTCGCTGCACACATGTACCTTTGTCATACTCTTTCAATATCTTTTCATAACCACGCAGTTCCTTTCTCCTCATTTCAATTTGCAGATTTCCAGCAATCATGTAATTGCCGACGCAGAAGACCGCGTCCCTTGCATACATTTGTCCTAAACCGGCTGGTTCATCTTCCTGCGGGGTAACTTCGTTCAGACGGAGAACCTTAACTCCTTGGGATTTCAACACTTCCTCAACATCTCTAAGTTCCTTTTGAAACTTTTTCTCAAGAAAAGCTGGAACTCTTTTACGTTCCAAAGTACTGTAAATCATACGATTGAGTATTTTTTTCCACCACGCGCTTTCGTCCTCCATTTCAATAGCATGCGCCCCTGGGAAATACAATTTATCGGCAATACCCAGAACTACAGTCTTTAAGGTGTCATATTCATTGTTGATGTGTATGTTAGGCATATAATCCCCTTATTTTCATTTTATTAGGTATATTTTACTTAGGGGTTTACACCGTAATAACCTCAATTCTATCCCCATCCACAACAACTGCCTGATTATTACTAATAGGATATAGAGGTACATAATCCGAGTATTCTTTGATAATTCTATCTGCAGCTTTTTTAAAAGGTACATTTGTATAATGAGGTACAATATAGAAATTTACAACCCCGAGCGAAGAATAATCCCCATTCAATTCCAAGGCGCGAGTAGGGTCATCCATGTGTTTTGCATATTCAATACTTTTTGACATAATCATTGAGCCTGCTGATGCTCCTATATATATTTTGTTTTTTTGAATATGCTCCAAAATCATTTTGTCTGCACCTGAGCGCTTTATTTCTTGTAAAAGGTAAAATGTGTTGCCTCCCTCAACAAAAACATAATCACAGGCTTCAATCTTATTCCTGATTTCAACTGGTTTAGTAGATGAAATATCCAATTCCTCAACGATAAGTCCAAGTTTTACAAGTGCTTTTTTATCAGCTTCAACATAGAAATTAACTTTTTCAAAATTGCTTGCTGTGGGAATGAAAGCAACCTTTTTCCCGGCGCATTCAGCGTAATTAGAAAAGAGGGTTGCTACACACTTAAAATACGATGACAAGAACAGTTTCATTTTTCTCCTCCTTTCATGGCTACATAAGCATTTACACATGTATTCGTTTTCTATAAACGAATAACATCTGTATTCTCAAAGTCTAATGTAACAACCGCTTTATCAAATCTAATTTCATAAAGAACTAAGAACTGACCAACTTGTTCAATTGTGTCGGCGTAACCAACAATTTTTTCTGTAAACGATTTTGCTACATCAAAAATTGTCATATCACTTTTCCTGACCACCCCTCTTGCTCTCACATGTTCATTGCTATTTTGTGGTATTGTTGTAAATGCGACTTGATTATTGGCTTCAAATTCTTTTACTTTATCATTGTTGCCAAATGTCGAAAAGTAAATGGTCTTTTTTTCTTCATCAAATACAAAGTTCACAAGTCTTACATTGGGAATGTTCTCAACACTTGTAGAAAGAGCAATTTCTGCCTGTGTAGCCATCATTCGATAAAATTCTTTTTCTGTGTTCATCTTTTTCCAACTCCTTTTCGGTTGATAGATTTATTATAATTGAAAAAGGTATCAAATCGTGATACCTTTAAAGAGAAGGGAGTGATCTTCTATGAAAAAATCAGAACGTTTGAATGATCTGATGATATATCTTAACGACAAAAATACTTTTAATCTAAAAGAAATCATGGATAAATATCAAATATCAAAAAGTACAGCTTTGCGTGACATACAATCTCTTGAGGCGATTGGAATGCCTATCTACTCGCAGTCCGGTCGTAATGGTTTTTGTGGTATCTTACCTAATCGATTATTGTCTCCTATTGTTTTCACCGTTGATGAAATGTATGCACTCTATTTTGCAATGTTAACGCTTAGTAACTATCAAACAACACCATTTCATTTAAGTACAAAGGCTCTAAGGAATAAGTTTGAAATGTGCTTATCTGACGAAAAAATATTCCAGCTTCGGAAAATGGAAGCCATACTAAGTATGGGAGTAATCAAACATTTTAACGAAAGTCATTGTTTGAAAGATATTCTAATTTTTGCAATCGAAAATAAAGTGTGTGAAGTAGAATACATAAAGGATTCTAAAACTAAGGTATATTTTGTACAGTTTTTTGATATCTCATCTTCGTTCGGTCAATGGTATTCAACTGCCTACAATTTTAAAACTGAAAAACCACTGGTATTTCGCTGCGACAAAATAGTGTCTGTTAAAGAATCCGCCCAATTTGTGGCCAAAGAGATCTCAGAATTTAAAAAAACTGACGAATTGATCTACAAAAATATAGATGCGATTGATTTCAGAGTTGAAATCACACAAAAAGGTGTAGACAAATTTTATAAAGAAAGCTATCCGTCAATGAAACTCGAAAAGAAGGGAGAGCGATTTTATATCAATGGCTTTTACAATCTAGGAGAAGAGCGTTTCATCGAAAACTATTTTATCTCCTATGGGAAACAGGTACTTTCTATAACTCCTGAGGTATTAAGAAATAACATCAAAAACGCTTTAAAAGAGCTTGATTTTCATTATAGTGGAATGACATACTAATAGGGGACATATCTTTCTTTTTATCACTTTATTCTATAGCAACTAAAATAATCATTACATCAAAATAAGGTATATTGCCTATTAACTGTAACGATATTAAACAGCAAAAGAAATGCACTGCGTATTAATCCCAGCACATTAAGCCTTGGCAGTAATATCCAAAGCTTTATTATTCATATTATTTAGCTACAAATTATTAAGAGAATTATTAAGCTGATGCTAGAATTGATTCAAAGGCATCTTGATATAATTTGTGTGCCTTGATAAGATTATACCCTTTGTTTGAAAGCTTCACTATTCCTGACAACGACATGTTACCTATAAACCCACAAATTTCTTTATACGTATGCCCGCATAATACTCTCATTATGTATGTTACAAATGCCCTTATATCAGTCATTTCGTTGTTATACTTTGCCCGTAAACCGGCAGATATATTCTCCCCAAGAATGCTGCATACTTTCTTTACTACCGTCTCGGGCTTTATGTCCCTCGCAATATACTTTTTCTCACTCCTATACTCATTTTCAACATATGCATTCCAGATACTTTCATCTACCTCTTTCATAATACCTGTATCCTTCATAGACTTGACAAAATTATAGTACTTGTTTACAGCCACCTTACGGTCTTTTGAAAATAACTCCAATACCATAGTTGTGTTGATAATGCCGTACGCGTCCTTTCTTTTTCCCGTATATATGCCATAAGATGAATAAGCATAATCCTCTTCCCTCCCAGCATATCCCTCTATATCCTTTGCATTATTGTGGATATATGCACTCAGAGTCAATGCATATACATTATTATCTACTATTGTACTTGCAAAACGCCCCTGGAACAAATGTCCGTGCCTTTTATACTTCCTGTTGAAATAAACTACATATGCACTGTTAAGGCTGTGCATAAAGGTTGATATGTCAAATCCTTTAGGGTTAATAAACAGGTGCACATGGTTTATCATCAGGCAAAATGCGAATATACTGCATTTATATTTATCTGAATACCGCTTTAAAAGCGAAAGATAATACTTTTTATCATCATTATCCTGAAACAGGTCTATCTCACTTATACTTCTGCACATTATATGATAGGAGCATTCCGGGGACTTCTTCCTCGCAACTCTCGGCATTCCAAACACCTCCATATATAACGCACCATATAATGGATTGTTTGTAAAGAACAAATGTTCGCTTTACAGAAGTGTCCCATACCACTTATAAAATTAATGTATATTTTGTCTTAAGAAACAGACTCTATAAAGTGTAAAAAAACACTTTTATAGGAGGAAACAAATATGCAATTACAAACAAATATGCCGGCAATGTCACTCATGCCCAATGGGAATCCATATCAATCCTGTATAGACGCTTGCTTGAAATGTGCTCAGATTTGTGAAGAATGCTTTAATATGTGTCTACAGGAGGCAGATGTTAAGGCTAGAACTAACTGTATGAAAACACTTCAGGACTGTGCTGAGATTTGTTCAACAACTGCCCATTATGTCTCAAGACAAAGCGGAAGCTTAACCGAAATTTGTAATCTCTGTGCGGATATTTGCACAAAGTGTGCTTCAGAATGCGACATATTTAAAGATCAACATTGTAAAACCTGTGCAGATACCTGCAGGCAATGTGCCGATGAATGTAGAAAAATGGTCAATATGAGTAAAGTTCAGTAACTATGATTAAACACAGAAAAAGATATGTGGTAGAAAAATCTCATATCTTTCTCTGCGTTTAGTGGATACACTTTTTACCTATGCTTTATAAACTCATCAGTATAGATTGAAGCAAGGCTGCATGCCGTTGTTCATCATAGATCGCACGCTGGGTATGCATACGAATAAAATGAGCAGTTGCCCTATTTAAAATAGTCTGATAATAGACTGCTGCTTCTAATTCAAGACGGATGGCTTCCCTGACACCTTCAACAAAATTCACAGGTAATTCACCAGGTGGAATTAGCGGTTGCTGTGCACCCATCATGCGTAACATCATGGCAAACCAGTGATAATGCCTCATTTCATCTCGCTGGATACTTGCGATAATTTGCCGTTGCTGTTCATTTGCAGTCATAGCCATTAATCTCTGATAGTAGTTGAAAGCTTGAACCTCTAGAATTACAGCTGTTTGTATGTCGTTTATCAAGAGCAAATCACTACCTGAAATGCCCATCATACCCATGCCCTACCCATTTGCCTCTCATCATAGTCGTTTTCAAAATACGGATTATAGTCCAATTACCTCACCTCTATTACAATACTTTCATGACTTAATTTTTCGATAAATTACCTGCGCTATATGTTAACATAATATTCAACAGAGACGATAATTGTGTGTGAAAGGTCAGTATATTAACTATGCTATATATTAAGCATCTGTGTCCATATTATGTTAATACTCCTATTACTATTTGGACAGCACATCAATTTATACCTCCGATTTTGATAAGAACGAA harbors:
- a CDS encoding ferritin-like domain-containing protein, with protein sequence MMGISGSDLLLINDIQTAVILEVQAFNYYQRLMAMTANEQQRQIIASIQRDEMRHYHWFAMMLRMMGAQQPLIPPGELPVNFVEGVREAIRLELEAAVYYQTILNRATAHFIRMHTQRAIYDEQRHAALLQSILMSL
- a CDS encoding four-helix bundle copper-binding protein, giving the protein MQLQTNMPAMSLMPNGNPYQSCIDACLKCAQICEECFNMCLQEADVKARTNCMKTLQDCAEICSTTAHYVSRQSGSLTEICNLCADICTKCASECDIFKDQHCKTCADTCRQCADECRKMVNMSKVQ
- a CDS encoding YafY family transcriptional regulator, with protein sequence MKKSERLNDLMIYLNDKNTFNLKEIMDKYQISKSTALRDIQSLEAIGMPIYSQSGRNGFCGILPNRLLSPIVFTVDEMYALYFAMLTLSNYQTTPFHLSTKALRNKFEMCLSDEKIFQLRKMEAILSMGVIKHFNESHCLKDILIFAIENKVCEVEYIKDSKTKVYFVQFFDISSSFGQWYSTAYNFKTEKPLVFRCDKIVSVKESAQFVAKEISEFKKTDELIYKNIDAIDFRVEITQKGVDKFYKESYPSMKLEKKGERFYINGFYNLGEERFIENYFISYGKQVLSITPEVLRNNIKNALKELDFHYSGMTY
- a CDS encoding pyridoxamine 5'-phosphate oxidase family protein encodes the protein MNTEKEFYRMMATQAEIALSTSVENIPNVRLVNFVFDEEKKTIYFSTFGNNDKVKEFEANNQVAFTTIPQNSNEHVRARGVVRKSDMTIFDVAKSFTEKIVGYADTIEQVGQFLVLYEIRFDKAVVTLDFENTDVIRL
- a CDS encoding arginine deiminase family protein, coding for MPNIHINNEYDTLKTVVLGIADKLYFPGAHAIEMEDESAWWKKILNRMIYSTLERKRVPAFLEKKFQKELRDVEEVLKSQGVKVLRLNEVTPQEDEPAGLGQMYARDAVFCVGNYMIAGNLQIEMRRKELRGYEKILKEYDKGTCVQRIDPHNSAFLEGGDVLIDHPYIFVGIGKYASNMEGVKWLQKLLGSKVQVIPVHLQNEGILHLDCCMTIIGEKTGIIHRLSLEDSLPYPLNTYDFIEVDSKVRYEMGTNVLVLATGKIVVQKRHKRLQEELKRRGYQVFPVDFTWHARLDGAFRCATCPVLRESTPV
- a CDS encoding peptidase E; its protein translation is MKLFLSSYFKCVATLFSNYAECAGKKVAFIPTASNFEKVNFYVEADKKALVKLGLIVEELDISSTKPVEIRNKIEACDYVFVEGGNTFYLLQEIKRSGADKMILEHIQKNKIYIGASAGSMIMSKSIEYAKHMDDPTRALELNGDYSSLGVVNFYIVPHYTNVPFKKAADRIIKEYSDYVPLYPISNNQAVVVDGDRIEVITV
- a CDS encoding transposase; this translates as MPRVARKKSPECSYHIMCRSISEIDLFQDNDDKKYYLSLLKRYSDKYKCSIFAFCLMINHVHLFINPKGFDISTFMHSLNSAYVVYFNRKYKRHGHLFQGRFASTIVDNNVYALTLSAYIHNNAKDIEGYAGREEDYAYSSYGIYTGKRKDAYGIINTTMVLELFSKDRKVAVNKYYNFVKSMKDTGIMKEVDESIWNAYVENEYRSEKKYIARDIKPETVVKKVCSILGENISAGLRAKYNNEMTDIRAFVTYIMRVLCGHTYKEICGFIGNMSLSGIVKLSNKGYNLIKAHKLYQDAFESILASA